In a genomic window of Brettanomyces nanus chromosome 1, complete sequence:
- a CDS encoding uncharacterized protein (BUSCO:EOG093446RQ~EggNog:ENOG41) has translation MREAFIDNSKNAAKQASAGTDGPGSKVAAANGGTSSLKRKVDPAVKTGFSSGQSIESNPGNGAISSVFGTSMNDFSASETKGATLDWSESFHGLGIAPFSKESQKTLSEDIPENDIEITPDGLLYLPEIKYRRMLNRSFGAGGWGLAPRSETLISKNKFGAGGLLTREYGLVVQGRLVSVARGEQAFFAENGVPTATEGCKSNALMRCCKDLGIASELWDPRFIKLFKKKRCESIFVEHIPSKKKKKIWKRKDEDVEYPYKR, from the coding sequence ATGAGAGAAGCTTTTATTGACAACAGTAAGAACGCTGCTAAACAGGCAAGTGCAGGCACAGACGGTCCAGGATCAAAGGTAGCTGCGGCTAATGGTGGCACTTCTTCGTTAAAGCGCAAAGTTGATCCTGCTGTTAAAACGGGATTTTCTTCAGGTCAAAGTATTGAGTCCAATCCAGGTAATGGCGCTATCAGCAGCGTATTTGGTACCTCTATGAACGACTTCAGTGCATCTGAAACTAAAGGTGCCACTTTGGATTGGTCAGAATCGTTTCATGGTTTAGGTATTGCCCCCTTCAGCAAAGAATCACAGAAAACACTCTCTGAGGATATTCCCGAAAATGACATTGAGATCACACCTGATGGATTACTATACCTACCAGAGATCAAGTACAGAAGAATGCTAAATCGGTCATTTGGTGCCGGTGGTTGGGGTCTTGCCCCAAGATCTGAAACTCTTATATCTAAGAATAAATTTGGTGCTGGAGGATTACTTACCAGAGAGTACGGATTGGTGGTTCAAGGTAGATTGGTTTCTGTTGCTAGAGGTGAACAGGCATTTTTTGCCGAGAATGGAGTCCCAACGGCTACAGAAGGTTGTAAGAGCAACGCTTTAATGAGGTGCTGCAAAGATTTGGGCATAGCTTCAGAGTTATGGGATCCTAGATTCATCAAGCtattcaaaaagaagcGTTGTGAAAGTATTTTCGTTGAGCACATCCcatccaagaagaagaagaagatttggaaaaggaaagatgaagatgtcGAATATCCGTATAAGAGATAG
- a CDS encoding uncharacterized protein (EggNog:ENOG41): protein MVSVSFFSLFVIEERVVNIAARSIDTETQVRIALQPGAQLPNFEEPLRNVVFGSLNFLHTTDTHGWYLGHVTQPQYSSDWGDFVSFSENMKSLSAEKGGDLILVDTGDRHDGNGLSDITHPHGELSDLVFRRANYDLITVGNHELYEEPVSKYEYEEMVPHYGERFISTNVEYLTDSGEWKVFGNSTHRYFETDINGYRVLSLSFMFDFTGGNQRVRVTPITEMVRKTWLSDLLRHFSSRIDVLVVFGHLPVTRDWKEVTVLHQYLRKYFPDTVIQYFGGHSHIRDFAVYDELSTGLQSGRYCETIGFLSIKNFTHIDPASKAEFSGRNIQRRYIDFNLHSFMHHTGKTDLSSFQTRNGVSVSHDIRDIAKDLRLQDTYGYVPHNFYMSAANYYDRSDKNSLLRFIQDKIIVQLEPKLCYLKERQTLYENIQNNSRSIIVNTGSIRYDLYKGPFTRNALYTVSSFSNKWKVIPAVPRKIAARLQGILNGGSYILEQGSGFQGKLLSPYQETINRQLDDAAISSIDSDIYASPFSHLSYGYTTSDELGIHGDDTIHRKLPNFRVPNVIQSFESGKDGPKTPLTDVVFYDFIESHIEWALEVACGEDTELYKLLIANSTYYNDCAKEYNVGHLLKKYQFNMARGPKHHLKRLAAPSHWMLDKLSGVYAPRPSAGPHKLRESLPLIVFLRNRLKYALNGREVKAILMERQVKVDGKVRTDSTFPAGFMDVISLEATNENFRLVYDVKGRFAIHRITPEEATYKLAKVKKVQLGKRGVPYIVTHDGRTIRYPDPLVRVNDTVKVDLDTGKASSFIKFDTGRLVMVTGGRSLGRVGVITHKERHEGGFDLVHIKDSLDNTFITRLNNVFVIGEEAGKPWISLPKGKGIKLTIAEERDRRRAVQGL from the exons AATATGAAGAGTCTTTCTGCAGAAAAGGGTGGCGATTTAATCTTGGTGGACACTGGTGATAGACATGACGGCAATGGTTTATCAGATATAACACATCCTCATGGCGAACTCTCTGACTTGGTGTTCAGGAGGGCAAACTACGATCTTATCACCGTGGGAAATCACGAATTATACGAGGAACCTGTCAGTAAATACGAATACGAGGAAATGGTGCCTCATTACGGAGAGAGATTTATCTCCACTAACGTTGAATACTTGACAGACTCTGGGGAATGGAAAGTCTTTGGCAATTCGACCCATAGATATTTTGAAACAGATATCAACGGCTATAGAGTACTCAGTCTATCTTTCATGTTTGATTTTACCGGTGGAAATCAGCGTGTCAGGGTTACACCCATAACCGAGATGGTTCGTAAAACTTGGTTATCTGACCTTCTCAGACATTTTTCTAGCAGGATCGACGTTCTTGTGGTATTTGGACATTTACCTGTAACCAGAGACTGGAAGGAGGTTActgttcttcatcaataCCTCAGAAAGTATTTTCCAGATACAGTAATTCAGTATTTTGGAGGCCATTCTCATATTAGGGATTTTGCCGTCTACGATGAACTAAGTACCGGGTTACAGAGTGGACGATACTGTGAAACGATTGGATTCTTATCGATCAAGAACTTCACTCACATCGATCCTGCTTCCAAAGCCGAATTTAGTGGTAGAaacatccaaagaagatacaTAGACTTCAATCTACACTCATTCATGCACCACACCGGCAAGACcgatctttcttctttccagacAAGGAATGGAGTAAGCGTTTCTCATGATATTAGAGATATTGCTAAAGATTTAAGGCTTCAGGATACGTACGGATATGTGCCGCACAACTTTTATATGTCTGCAGCCAACTATTATGACAGATCAGACAAGAACTCACTCCTTAGATTCATACAGGATAAGATTATTGTTCAACTAGAGCCCAAACTATGCtatttgaaggagagaCAAACCTTATACGAAAACATTCAGAACAATTCTCGGTCAATTATTGTAAATACCGGCTCAATTAGGTATGACCTGTATAAAGGTCCCTTCACACGAAATGCTCTTTACACGGTATCTTCATTTAGCAACAAATGGAAGGTTATTCCGGCCGTTCCTCGGAAAATAGCTGCTAGATTACAAGGAATTCTCAATGGAGGATCATATATATTAGAGCAAGGGAGTGGATTTCAAGGGAAACTTCTTTCACCATACCAGGAAACTATAAACAGGCAATTGGACGATGCTGCAATTTCTAGTATTGATAGCGATATATATGCCTCTCCCTTTAGTCATCTTTCGTATGGCTACACGACAAGTGATGAGCTGGGAATTCACGGTGACGATACTATTCACAGGAAGCTACCCAACTTCCGAGTTCCGAATGTAATCCAGTCATTTGAGTCGGGGAAAGACGGACCTAAGACCCCCCTCACAGACGTTGTGTTCTACGATTTTATTGAGAGCCATATAGAATGGGCTTTGGAAGTAGCTTGTGGAGAGGATACCGAACTTTACAAGCTGTTGATAGCCAATTCAACATACTACAATGACTGTGCCAAAGAATATAACGTCGGACATCTACTCAAAAAATAT CAATTCAATATGGCTAGAGGACC AAAGCaccatttgaagagactaGCAGCTCCATCCCACTGGATGTTGGACAAGTTGTCTGGTGTTTACGCACCAAGACCATCGGCTGGTCCACACAAGTTGAGAGAGTCATTGCCTTTGATTgtcttcttgagaaacaGACTTAAATATGCTTTGAACGGCAGAGAAGTTAAGGCTATCTTGATGGAGAGACAGGTTAAGGTTGACGGTAAGGTCAGAACTGACAGTACTTTCCCAGCTGGCTTCATGGATGTTATTTCTCTCGAAGCTACCAACGAGAATTTCAGGTTGGTCTACGACGTTAAGGGTAGATTCGCCATCCACAGAATCACTCCCGAAGAGGCCACTTACAAGTTGGCTAAGGTTAAGAAGGTCCAACTCGGTAAGAGAGGTGTCCCATACATTGTCACTCACGATGGCAGAACTATCAGATACCCAGATCCACTTGTTAGAGTTAATGATACCGTTAAGGTTGACTTAGATACTGGTAAGGCATCTTCTTTCATAAAGTTTGATACTGGTAGATTAGTTATGGTTACCGGTGGTCGTAGTTTGGGAAGAGTTGGTGTTATTACTCACAAAGAGAGACACGAAGGTGGTTTCGATTTAGTCCACATtaaggattctttggacaACACTTTTATCACCAGATTGAACAACGTGTTTGTTATTGGCGAGGAAGCTGGTAAGCCATGGATCTCTTTACCAAAGGGTAAGGGTATCAAGTTGACTATTGCTGAGGAgagagacagaagaagagccgTCCAGGGCTTGTAA
- a CDS encoding uncharacterized protein (CAZy:GT39~BUSCO:EOG09340GFD), with the protein MVTKSKKFEDHKHRDKRSREKSPSPVEVSEVSAADAYRMSDIDPSMEKWYKPADAAVTMVAFIARFYYIWYPNEVVFDEVHFGKFASYYLQRTFFFDLHPPFAKLLIALVGYLAGYDGSFKFDTIGDSYLQHSAPYIPMRALSAVLGTLTVPLIFNTMKECGYSVLTCIFASAIVALDNAHVAETRLILLDSTLIFSIAASIYCYVRFYKLRREPFSSKWYLWLFLTGVALSCVISTKYVGILTYCSVGVAVAYDLWQLLDIKKGHSMTEFVKHFMARFLLLIVVPFIIYLFWFYIHFAILTKSGPGDGFMTPEFQETLGDSRLAREARGVFYHDVVTIKHKDTECLLHSHDFKYPLRYEDGRVSSQGQQVTCMSDYNDTNNYWELLPKIPFGEGHEDNHLVRQGDTFRLKHVNTNGYLLTHDVASPLFATNEEFTVIPEADLNVSTNVNDTLFKFDPFDKKPAQSLKTKASIFKILHVPSVVAMWTHNDKLLPDWAFNQQEVNGNKKLTESSNYWTIDSIIGLTGLRAVYVPKKIKTMSFLKKWWQLQLTMFSQNNKLSADHPFASQPQEWPMCMSGVSFWTNNDKRQQIFFFGNIPGWWMECILMSAFMAIIIVDQITCRRGVHILRDRSRARLYLNIGFFFSAWACHYLPFFLMHRQKFLHHYLPAHLLAALFSGGMLEFLFTDNRNPEYAKDKPEKELGKIQLAIYAGTVAGLLSVLTCAFIFFAPVTYGNVSLTADEVRARQFMNMKLHFSK; encoded by the coding sequence ATGGTGACTaaatcaaagaagtttgaagatCACAAACATCGGGACAAACGATCCAGGGAGAAGTCCCCTTCCCCAGTGGAAGTCTCTGAAGTAAGTGCTGCTGATGCTTATAGAATGTCAGACATTGATCCTTCTATGGAGAAATGGTATAAGCCTGCAGATGCTGCCGTAACTATGGTCGCTTTTATTGCTCGTTTCTATTATATCTGGTATCCAAACGAAGTTGTGTTTGACGAGGTTCATTTTGGTAAGTTTGCTTCTTACTATTTGCAGAGAacattcttttttgatttgcATCCTCCATTTGCCAAGTTGTTGATCGCTCTAGTCGGATACCTTGCTGGCTATGATGGaagcttcaaatttgaCACCATTGGTGACAGTTATTTGCAGCACTCTGCTCCGTACATTCCAATGCGTGCTCTTTCTGCTGTTCTTGGTACATTGACTGTGCccctcatcttcaatacAATGAAAGAATGCGGCTATTCAGTACTTACCTGTATTTTTGCTTCTGCTATTGTTGCACTTGATAATGCCCATGTAGCAGAAACGAGGCTAATTCTACTAGATTCTACCCTCATTTTCTCAATTGCTGCGTCTATCTACTGCTACGTTCGCTTTTATAAGTTGAGAAGGGAACCTTTCTCAAGCAAGTGGTATCTATGGTTATTTCTCACTGGTGTCGCTCTTTCGTGCGTTATTTCCACCAAATATGTTGGTATTCTCACATACTGCTCTGTCGGTGTGGCCGTCGCTTATGATCTATGGCAACTACTTGACATCAAGAAGGGTCATTCCATGACGGAGTTTGTCAAACACTTTATGGCACGGTTCCTACTGTTGATTGTTGTTCCATTCATTATCTATTTGTTTTGGTTCTACATTCATTTTGCTATTTTGACGAAATCTGGCCCCGGCGATGGATTTATGACTCCGGAGTTTCAAGAGACTTTGGGAGATTCTCGGTTGGCACGAGAGGCAAGAGGCGTGTTCTACCACGACGTTGTCACTATCAAACATAAGGATACAGAATGTCTCTTGCACTCGCATGACTTCAAATATCCTTTGCGTTACGAGGACGGTCGTGTTTCTTCCCAGGGTCAGCAGGTGACTTGTATGTCCGACTATAACGATACCAACAACTATTGGGAGCTACTACCCAAAATTCCATTTGGTGAGGGACATGAGGATAATCATCTGGTCAGACAGGGTGACACTTTCCGCCTCAAGCACGTCAATACCAACGGTTATTTGCTTACGCACGATGTCGCATCCCCGCTTTTTGCTACAAACGAGGAGTTTACCGTGATCCCAGAGGCCGACTTAAATGTAAGCACCAACGTCAATGACACCCTATTCAAATTCGACCCATTTGACAAGAAGCCTGCTCAGTCGTTGAAGACGAAAGCCTCCATTTTTAAGATTTTGCACGTTCCTAGTGTGGTGGCCATGTGGACACATAATGATAAGTTGCTTCCAGATTGGGCCTTCAATCAGCAGGAAGTCAATGGTAACAAAAAGTTGACTGAAAGTTCTAACTACTGGACTATTGACAGCATTATTGGATTGACAGGTCTCAGAGCTGTTTACGTTCCCAAGAAAATTAAAACTATGtcattcttgaagaagtggtGGCAATTGCAGCTGACTATGTTCTCCCAAAACAACAAGTTGAGTGCAGATCATCCGTTTGCATCTCAGCCTCAAGAGTGGCCTATGTGTATGTCTGgtgtctctttctggacCAACAACGATAAACGACAGcagatattcttctttggtaATATACCTGGGTGGTGGATGGAGTGCATTCTCATGTCAGCATTCATGGCAATAATTATAGTGGATCAAATCACCTGCAGAAGGGGAGTTCATATTCTCAGGGACCGCTCCAGAGCGCGTCTCTATCTTAACATaggattcttcttctctgcaTGGGCATGCCATTATTTGCCGTTCTTCCTCATGCATAGGCAAAAATTTTTACACCATTACCTACCGGCCCATCTCTTAGCTGCTTTGTTTTCCGGTGGAATGCTTGAATTTTTGTTCACTGATAACAGAAACCCTGAATATGCTAAGGATAAACCTGAAAAGGAATTGGGTAAGATACAGCTTGCCATTTACGCTGGAACCGTGGCTGGATTACTTTCAGTTTTGACATGTgcattcatcttctttgctCCGGTCACCTACGGTAACGTCTCACTAACAGCTGACGAAGTGCGCGCCAGACAGTTTATGAACATGAAGTTACACTTCTCCAAATGA